A single window of Haliotis asinina isolate JCU_RB_2024 chromosome 5, JCU_Hal_asi_v2, whole genome shotgun sequence DNA harbors:
- the LOC137283181 gene encoding BRCA1-associated ATM activator 1-like — MNNNQFVHKLSEVFHFFLDIQKPIADDTCLQRLLDILKEKFSDTECERGSQFIEQATEKIDTLEPSIVTFTLQLAGQEAQKEGSTVFKCLYETISNKGLWKDISIGTSYFDSLSQVAGRLDGWKWLMEEKDYVDQAIQSLKEDTSLFLHSSARKLVIMLLKKQNHSQMDTEEHKSQSQAAMCSLLSQDIHRELQQAADFPDKPLTLYLENLLSILISSEGLLQEVCHGDAMDNLLCVSLGRRSRSSSLCGEALLKCLCVCNERGNCKLDDFMKRFLDHSGNGLTPGNVCKYHKLAIQIHQSFPELAVSGELQEVVLLPYSIMLGGSPQSVDTGLLHTCRQAMINKAQCIQLLLHTTDSLAPKDRHLQEMLEILALTHRRMDMSVGDRLFSDIRQNVVDNRRLQLNLLDSIHHSIGSSVPIAMLTKALDVTMEVSSETCTHNTLQQKGFDCVFSILVVLASAPCGSEHVTSYLPLIVDQLDRHLVSTQWENRDTAVEAIIKLTNLHNVAVVGDVMRSSHIFPSAWQCVSDSNSYVRASAISLVAAVAKAPQLCDAFLSQLKQTEANIIQKLLEIIKTDSEAFPRRAAVSSLQAVYSDRSVPEPVVKKIFSAMVQAMADFDWEVKANTLDFWQSVSDQKIKCHSSNVPDYAADLSPSGTKRKFDKGSILSDDLIVLSQTGFCEAIISGTQDYDNHVREKSYRILQNLKRKIGDDINEKQMKKLKVENGDTTNGTHPTNSESELSTDSLTTVLHLLRDADIELKLSIFSGSSDEYSKNPLALLEDILSEDKDIEDDKFVDCY, encoded by the exons ATGAATAACAATCAATTTGTTCATAAATTGTCAGAAGTCTTTCATTTTTTCCTGGATATACAGAAACCCATTGCTGACGACACATGCCTCCAAAGACTTCTTGATATCTTGAAGGAAAAAT TTTCAGATACAGAATGCGAAAGAGGAAGTCAGTTTATTGAACAGGCAACTGAGAAAATCGATACTTTGGAGCCAAGTATTGTGACATTTACCCTTCAGCTTGCTGGACAGGAGGCACAGAAAGAGGGTTCAACTGTTTTCAAATGTCTGTATGAGACTATCAGCAACAAAGGACTGTGGAAGGACATATCCATAGGAACTTCTTATTTTGATAGCTTGAGTCAAGTGGCAGGGAGGTTAGATGGATGGAAATGGCTTATGGAAGAGAAAG ATTATGTGGACCAAGCCATCCAGTCTCTAAAAGAAGACACGAGTCTGTTTCTACACTCCTCAGCTAGGAAACTGGTCATTATGTTACTAAAGAAACAGAATCACTCACAGATGgacacagaagaacacaaatCACAAAGCCAAGCAGCAATGTGCAGCCTCTTGTCTCAAGACATTCACAGGGAGTTACAACAGGCAGCAGATTTCCCAGATAAGCCATTGACTTTGTACCTTGAGAACCTTCTATCTATTCTCATTTCAAGTGAAGGCCTGCTGCAAGAGGTCTGTCATGGCGATGCTATGGACAATCTGCTGTGTGTCAGTCTTGGAAGGCGATCAAGATCAAGCTCTCTTTGTGGAGAGGCTCTCTtgaaatgcctgtgtgtatgtaATGAAAG AGGGAATTGCAAGCTTGATGATTTCATGAAGAGATTCTTAGATCACAGTGGTAACGGATTAACACCAGGGAATGTTTGCAAGTATCACAAACTAGCCATCCAAATCCATCAAAG TTTTCCAGAGCTGGCTGTGTCTGGGGAGTTGCAGGAGGTAGTGTTGTTGCCGTACAGCATCATGCTGGGGGGTTCTCCCCAGTCTGTGGACACCGGCCTGCTTCACACATGTAGACAAGCTATGATAAATAAGGCACAGTGTATCCAACTGCTTCTTCACACAACTGACTCTCTGGCTCCAAAG GATAGACATCTGCAGGAGATGCTGGAGATCTTGGCGCTTACACACCGGAGAATGGATATGTCGGTGGGCGATCGTCTGTTCAGTGACATCAGACAAAATGTTGTGGACAATAGGCGTCTGCAGCTCAATCTACTGGACAGTATCCATCACAGTATTG GTAGCTCTGTTCCTATTGCCATGCTTACCAAGGCTTTGGATGTCACCATGGAGGTCTCAAGTGAAACATGTACTCACAATACG TTACAACAAAAAGGCTTCGACTGTGTATTTTCTATACTGGTTGTATTGGCATCTGCACCATGTGGAAGTGAACATGTGaccagttacctccccttgattGTGGACCAGCTTGACAGACATCTTGTCAGCACACAGTGGGAGAACAGGGACACTGCTGTCGAAGCCATCATCAAACTTACAAACCTACACA ATGTTGCTGTTGTCGGGGATGTAATGAGGTCCAGCCACATTTTCCCATCAGCCTGGCAATGTGTGTCAGACAGCAACAGCTATGTCCGAGCCAGCGCAATCAGTCTAGTTGCTGCAGTTGCTAAGGCACCTCAGCTTTGTGATGCCTTCCTGTCTCAGCTCAAACAAACAGAG GCAAACATTATTCAAAAGTTATTGGAGATAATAAAGACAGACAGTGAAGCCTTCCCTCGCAGGGCTGCTGTTTCAAGCCTACAGGCAGTGTACTCTGACAGAAGTGTACCAGAGCCAGTtgtcaagaaaatattttcagcaatGGTCCAAGCAATGGCGGACTTTGACTGGGAAGTGAAGGCTAATACACTAGATTTCTGGCAAAGTGTCTCTGATCAGAAGATAAAGTGCCATTCTTCAAATGTTCCTGATTATGCTGCAGATCTTTCACCAAGTGGCACAAAGAGAAAGTTTGATAAAGGCAGCATATTGAGCGATGATCTGATTGTACTGAGCCAAACAGGCTTTTGTGAAGCCATCATATCAGGCACACAGGACTATGACAACCATGTTCGGGAAAAATCTTACAGAATTCTTCAGAATCTTAAAAGAAAGATTGGTGATGATATTAATGAAAAGCAGATGAAGAAATTAAAAGTAGAAAATGGTGATACAACAAATGGCACACATCCTACAAATTCTGAATCAGAATTAAGTACCGATAGCCTGACAACTGTTCTTCACCTCCTAAGAGACGCTGACATTGAACTGAAGTTGTCCATATTTTCAGGCAGTTCAGATGAATACAGTAAAAACCCTCTTGCTCTTCTGGAGGACATTTTGTCTGAAGACAAGGACATTGAAGATGATAagtttgttgactgttactaA